One Streptomyces mobaraensis NBRC 13819 = DSM 40847 DNA segment encodes these proteins:
- a CDS encoding Lrp/AsnC family transcriptional regulator — MGDPAVLPKEPRYPRAAANDSTAAFDAVDRRLIGLLQAEGRITLSELGRRVRLSPAAVAERVRRLEGGGVITGYAAEVSPARLGYGVQAFVRVNPYPGYTLRHPAVTVLTDRPEVLEAHHVVGEDCWMLKVAVVDTGHLEEVLERVSAFGRTTTSVVLSSPVPRKTLLPAERRPVS, encoded by the coding sequence ATGGGAGATCCGGCCGTCCTGCCGAAAGAACCTCGGTATCCGCGCGCCGCGGCCAATGATTCGACGGCGGCCTTTGACGCGGTCGACCGGCGGCTGATCGGCCTGCTCCAGGCCGAGGGCCGGATCACCCTCAGTGAACTGGGCCGGCGGGTGCGGCTGAGCCCGGCCGCGGTGGCCGAGCGGGTGCGGCGGCTGGAGGGCGGCGGGGTGATCACCGGGTACGCGGCCGAGGTGTCGCCGGCCCGGCTGGGGTACGGGGTCCAGGCGTTCGTCCGCGTGAACCCGTACCCCGGCTACACGCTGCGCCACCCGGCGGTCACCGTGCTCACGGACCGTCCGGAGGTGCTGGAGGCGCATCACGTCGTCGGCGAGGACTGCTGGATGCTCAAGGTCGCCGTGGTGGACACCGGGCATCTGGAGGAGGTGCTGGAACGCGTCTCGGCGTTCGGGCGGACGACGACGTCGGTGGTGCTGTCGTCGCCCGTCCCGCGCAAGACGCTGCTGCCGGCCGAGCGGCGGCCGGTCTCCTGA
- a CDS encoding MFS transporter, protein MTGARPRRAAGSAPGKRADRWAVLAVLCASLLLVAMDATILNVALPSLVDHLRPGPLAQLWIIDIYGLVLGGLLVTSAAIGDRFGRKRLFLTGFVLFGLASVVAATADSSWQLILGRVLLGFGGAMVMPSTLSLIRAVFTDDRERALAIGVWAAVAGAGACLGPLIGGFLVERYGWSAAFWVNVPIVVVTVAAGLPLLPEYRAPQQGRLDRLGALLSVVGVVALAWGVKHVAKGSLAPADVGVLLLGVLLLALFARRQLASRDPLLDVRLFRNGPFLAAALATLLAMLAIGAALFLISLWLQYVHGYSPSQAGLRTLPSAAAMLAGSLASPWIMHRAGVRTVLATGLGALVAGFLLLALTPVPNEYPVVAGVLALLGLGDGLAMTAAAAVLVSAVPPHRAGQAGAVSETAYELGVGLGVALLGSIHGAVFTGHMTGLPLGGADLDEARGSVGGAADVARRTGGETGRRVLEAARAAFDDALTTTAYVSAGIVAAVTVLTVWLVPRGFKVTGGH, encoded by the coding sequence ATGACCGGCGCCCGCCCGCGCCGGGCCGCCGGGTCCGCGCCGGGGAAGAGGGCGGACCGCTGGGCGGTCCTGGCGGTGCTGTGCGCCAGCCTGCTGCTGGTGGCCATGGACGCCACCATCCTCAACGTCGCCCTGCCGTCGCTCGTCGACCACCTGCGGCCGGGCCCGCTCGCCCAGCTCTGGATCATCGACATCTACGGTCTGGTCCTCGGCGGGCTGCTGGTCACCAGCGCCGCGATCGGCGACCGCTTCGGCCGCAAACGACTTTTCCTGACCGGTTTCGTGCTCTTCGGCCTCGCCTCCGTGGTCGCCGCCACGGCGGACAGCTCCTGGCAGCTCATCCTCGGACGGGTGCTGCTCGGCTTCGGCGGCGCCATGGTGATGCCGTCGACGCTGTCGCTGATCCGGGCGGTCTTCACCGACGACCGCGAGCGGGCGCTGGCCATCGGCGTCTGGGCGGCGGTGGCGGGCGCGGGCGCCTGCCTGGGGCCGCTCATCGGCGGGTTCCTCGTCGAACGGTACGGCTGGTCGGCCGCGTTCTGGGTGAACGTCCCCATCGTCGTCGTGACGGTGGCGGCCGGGCTGCCCCTGCTCCCCGAGTACCGCGCGCCGCAGCAGGGGCGGCTGGACCGGCTCGGCGCCCTGCTCTCCGTCGTCGGCGTCGTGGCCCTCGCCTGGGGCGTCAAACACGTCGCCAAGGGCAGCCTTGCCCCGGCCGACGTGGGGGTGCTGCTCCTGGGCGTGCTGCTGCTCGCCCTCTTCGCCCGGCGGCAGCTCGCCTCCCGCGATCCGCTGCTGGATGTACGGCTGTTCCGGAACGGCCCCTTCCTGGCCGCCGCGCTGGCCACCCTGCTCGCCATGCTCGCGATCGGCGCCGCGCTGTTCCTGATCTCGCTGTGGCTGCAGTACGTCCACGGCTACTCGCCGTCGCAGGCCGGGCTGCGCACCCTGCCGTCGGCGGCGGCCATGCTCGCGGGCTCGCTGGCGTCGCCCTGGATCATGCACCGCGCCGGGGTCAGGACCGTCCTCGCCACCGGACTCGGCGCGCTGGTCGCGGGTTTCCTGCTGCTCGCCCTGACCCCCGTGCCCAACGAATACCCCGTCGTCGCCGGGGTCCTGGCGCTGCTCGGCCTCGGCGACGGGCTGGCCATGACCGCAGCGGCCGCCGTGCTCGTCTCCGCCGTGCCCCCGCACCGCGCCGGGCAGGCGGGCGCCGTCTCCGAGACCGCCTACGAACTCGGCGTCGGCCTGGGCGTCGCCCTCCTCGGCAGCATCCACGGCGCCGTCTTCACCGGGCACATGACCGGGCTGCCGCTCGGCGGCGCCGACCTGGACGAGGCCCGCGGCTCGGTCGGCGGCGCCGCCGACGTCGCCCGGCGCACCGGCGGCGAGACCGGCCGGCGGGTGCTGGAGGCGGCGCGCGCCGCCTTCGACGACGCGCTCACGACCACCGCGTACGTCTCCGCCGGCATCGTGGCGGCCGTCACCGTCCTGACGGTGTGGCTGGTACCGCGCGGGTTCAAGGTCACGGGCGGCCACTGA
- a CDS encoding response regulator transcription factor produces METDSGTRVTVVVADDHPVYREGITRGLLLDGRIDVVAEVGDGPAALDAVRRLEPRVALIDYRLPGLDGLAVLHAIVRDRLPTRALLLSATTDGAVVYRAVQEGAAGYLAKDAKRSEIVDAVLKVARGGQVVSEDLSGGLVEQIRLRADRDETVLSDRERQVLRGFAEGKSIPRLADELYLGASTVKTHTQRLYEKLGVSDRAAAVAEAMRRGLLE; encoded by the coding sequence ATGGAGACCGATTCCGGTACGCGGGTGACGGTGGTGGTCGCCGACGACCATCCCGTCTACCGCGAGGGCATCACCCGCGGCCTCCTGCTCGACGGCCGGATCGACGTGGTCGCCGAGGTGGGCGACGGACCCGCCGCCCTCGACGCCGTCCGCCGGCTGGAACCGCGGGTCGCCCTGATCGACTACCGGCTCCCCGGCCTGGACGGCCTCGCCGTCCTGCACGCGATCGTCCGCGACCGGCTGCCGACCCGCGCCCTCCTGCTGTCCGCGACCACCGACGGCGCGGTCGTCTACCGGGCGGTCCAGGAAGGCGCCGCGGGCTACCTCGCGAAGGACGCCAAGCGCTCGGAGATCGTGGACGCCGTGCTGAAGGTCGCCCGCGGCGGACAGGTCGTCTCCGAGGACCTGTCCGGCGGCCTGGTCGAGCAGATCCGGCTGCGCGCCGACCGCGACGAGACGGTCCTGTCCGACCGCGAACGGCAGGTGCTCCGGGGCTTCGCCGAGGGCAAGAGCATCCCGCGGCTCGCCGACGAGCTCTACCTGGGGGCGAGCACCGTCAAAACGCACACCCAGCGCCTCTACGAGAAGCTCGGGGTGTCCGACCGCGCCGCCGCCGTCGCCGAGGCGATGCGCCGGGGACTCCTCGAATGA
- a CDS encoding universal stress protein, with the protein MATANERETTAIERVVVGVDGSAGSVAALRLGAREAARHNAVLCPVYAWAPPGGEAADALSPAPADVCAHWERAAATVVRETCEAAFGPAPPGTVLRPRTVRAAPGPALVALARDPGALLVVGTGGHGPLHRVLRGSVSRHCLRHARCPVLVVHPAPADHRAAPVPDGRPHMDAPVRGPDEAPTGPAPVPAGR; encoded by the coding sequence ATGGCCACGGCGAACGAGAGGGAGACGACGGCGATCGAGCGCGTCGTCGTCGGAGTGGACGGTTCCGCGGGGAGCGTGGCGGCTCTCCGGCTGGGCGCCCGGGAAGCGGCCCGGCACAACGCGGTCCTCTGCCCGGTGTACGCGTGGGCGCCGCCCGGCGGCGAGGCGGCCGACGCCCTCAGCCCCGCCCCGGCCGACGTGTGCGCCCACTGGGAGCGCGCGGCGGCGACGGTGGTGCGCGAGACGTGCGAGGCGGCGTTCGGCCCGGCCCCTCCCGGCACGGTCCTCCGCCCGCGCACCGTGCGCGCCGCCCCCGGCCCCGCGCTCGTGGCGCTGGCCCGCGACCCCGGTGCCCTCCTCGTCGTCGGCACCGGCGGGCACGGCCCGCTCCACCGCGTCCTGCGCGGCTCGGTGAGCCGCCACTGCCTGCGGCACGCCCGCTGCCCGGTCCTCGTCGTGCACCCGGCCCCGGCGGACCACCGCGCGGCGCCGGTCCCGGACGGCAGGCCGCACATGGACGCGCCGGTCCGCGGACCGGACGAGGCGCCCACGGGCCCTGCTCCGGTTCCGGCGGGGCGCTGA
- a CDS encoding glutamate--cysteine ligase encodes MTSRGWWAEQPEGHRAAGAAEGAPRADRGAGSLTLGAEEEYLLVDPVSRRLRPDAEKVVAEAAAELGGRVTRELTRYQVEVRTEPHRDLADFADDIASLRRAVARAAARHGLALVSSGTPVLARPAPTAFSDGERYTRSVAEFGALDDEQSVCACHVHIGVPDPDLALGVSNHLRARLPVLVALAANSPFWDGRDTGYAGWRTMTWARWPAAGPPPYLASRAHFEDLVAQLAATGAVMDRSGLYWDIRPSHHVPTLEFRAADAASSAADTVLLAALVRASVATALADIEAGKAPLRPSDELLRAAYWRAARDGLAGSGVDVRTGRLAPATALVERFLDGLRPDVLRRDDMAAIRAGWARLRAHGNGAHRQRAAYRVRRGLTDVVDHLIGEASGPGGPLPGGP; translated from the coding sequence ATGACCAGCAGAGGGTGGTGGGCGGAGCAGCCGGAGGGCCACCGGGCCGCAGGCGCCGCCGAGGGCGCGCCGCGCGCCGACCGGGGTGCCGGTTCCCTGACCCTGGGGGCCGAGGAGGAGTACCTGCTCGTCGATCCGGTCTCCCGGCGGCTGCGGCCGGACGCGGAGAAGGTAGTGGCCGAGGCCGCCGCGGAACTGGGCGGGCGAGTCACCCGCGAACTCACGCGCTACCAGGTCGAGGTGCGCACGGAACCGCACCGCGACCTCGCGGACTTCGCCGACGACATCGCGTCGCTGCGGCGCGCGGTGGCCCGGGCGGCCGCGCGCCACGGGCTCGCGCTCGTCTCCAGCGGCACGCCCGTACTGGCGCGGCCCGCGCCGACGGCGTTCAGCGACGGGGAGCGTTACACGCGCAGCGTCGCCGAGTTCGGCGCGCTGGACGACGAACAGAGCGTCTGCGCCTGCCACGTGCACATCGGCGTCCCCGACCCGGACCTCGCCCTCGGCGTCTCCAACCACCTGCGCGCCCGCCTGCCGGTGCTCGTCGCACTGGCGGCCAACTCCCCCTTCTGGGACGGGCGTGACACCGGCTACGCGGGCTGGCGCACGATGACGTGGGCCCGTTGGCCGGCCGCCGGACCGCCGCCGTACCTCGCGTCCCGGGCCCACTTCGAGGACCTCGTCGCGCAGCTCGCCGCGACCGGGGCGGTCATGGACCGCTCCGGGCTGTACTGGGACATCAGGCCCTCGCACCACGTCCCGACGCTGGAGTTCAGGGCCGCCGACGCCGCGTCCTCCGCCGCCGACACCGTCCTGCTGGCGGCGCTCGTCAGGGCGTCGGTCGCCACGGCCCTGGCCGACATCGAGGCCGGGAAGGCCCCGCTCCGGCCCTCCGACGAGCTGCTGCGGGCCGCGTACTGGCGGGCGGCGCGCGACGGCCTCGCCGGTTCCGGCGTCGACGTGCGCACCGGGCGCCTCGCCCCCGCGACCGCGCTCGTGGAGCGCTTCCTGGACGGCCTCCGCCCCGACGTGCTGCGCCGCGACGACATGGCGGCCATCCGCGCCGGCTGGGCGCGGCTGCGCGCCCACGGCAACGGCGCGCACCGGCAGCGCGCCGCGTACCGGGTCCGCCGCGGCCTCACCGACGTCGTGGACCACCTGATCGGGGAGGCTTCCGGGCCGGGGGGTCCGCTTCCGGGCGGGCCGTGA
- a CDS encoding alpha/beta fold hydrolase — MPHAIAADGTRIAYQVRGSGAPLVLLAGQANSHHWWDSTRADFHPARSTITLDHRGTGDSDKPERPYSTEEFADDAVAVLDALGVERADVYGTSMGGRVAQWMAIRHPHRVRRLVLGCTSPGVRGVAADEAVRAALAVPDPAAVERTLLDLMYTPAWRAAHPGPYGVLGDPAMPAHARRRHRLASARHDAWDALPRIAAPTLVVHGTDDRFNPTANAHLLAERIPGARTHLVRGGRHAYFEEFRAEASPLVLDFLTAGS; from the coding sequence ATGCCGCACGCCATCGCCGCCGACGGAACCCGGATCGCCTACCAGGTGCGAGGATCCGGAGCCCCCCTCGTCCTGCTCGCCGGGCAGGCCAACTCCCACCACTGGTGGGACTCCACCCGCGCCGACTTCCACCCGGCCCGCAGCACCATCACCCTCGACCACCGGGGCACGGGCGACAGCGACAAGCCCGAACGCCCCTACAGCACCGAGGAGTTCGCCGACGACGCCGTGGCGGTCCTCGACGCCCTGGGCGTCGAACGGGCGGACGTCTACGGCACGTCGATGGGCGGCCGGGTCGCGCAGTGGATGGCGATCCGGCATCCGCACCGGGTGCGCCGGCTGGTGCTCGGCTGTACGTCCCCCGGCGTCCGGGGCGTGGCGGCCGACGAGGCGGTCCGGGCCGCACTGGCCGTCCCGGACCCGGCGGCGGTCGAACGGACGCTGCTGGACCTGATGTACACCCCCGCCTGGCGGGCCGCGCACCCCGGCCCGTACGGCGTTCTCGGGGACCCGGCCATGCCGGCCCACGCGCGGCGGCGGCACCGCCTGGCCAGCGCGCGGCACGACGCCTGGGACGCCCTGCCGCGCATCGCCGCGCCCACCCTCGTCGTCCACGGCACCGACGACCGCTTCAACCCCACCGCCAACGCGCACCTCCTCGCCGAACGCATCCCGGGCGCCCGGACGCACCTCGTCCGAGGCGGCCGCCACGCCTACTTCGAGGAGTTCCGGGCGGAGGCGAGCCCGCTGGTGCTCGACTTCCTGACCGCCGGGTCCTGA
- a CDS encoding arylamine N-acetyltransferase family protein → MTSPHTGRPTTGRGWHGDLLDLDAYLERIGYAGERRPTREVLRALQRAHVTSIPFENFDVILGVPIPLDVESVQDKLVRRRRGGYCFEHVVLFAAALERLGFRFTGLLGRVTLGADKMLPATHALLAVEAEDDGRTWLCDVGFGSGPLEPIELADGVEADFEGRRFRVERRPGERGIDDWWLHERRSDGWLDRHTFTLAPHHTIDYVVGSHYVSTHPRSPFVRRPFAQRFTAERLLVLDAAAVTTVRTDGSRTERKVDADEFGACLAEEFGIILPPEDVARLADRLDAA, encoded by the coding sequence ATGACCTCGCCGCACACCGGCCGGCCGACGACCGGCCGGGGATGGCACGGCGACCTGCTGGACCTGGACGCCTATCTGGAACGGATCGGGTACGCGGGCGAGCGCCGGCCCACCCGGGAGGTGCTGCGGGCGCTGCAGCGGGCGCACGTCACGTCGATCCCGTTCGAGAACTTCGACGTCATCCTCGGGGTCCCGATCCCGCTGGACGTGGAGTCGGTCCAGGACAAGCTGGTGCGGCGGCGCCGCGGCGGCTACTGCTTCGAGCACGTCGTGCTGTTCGCCGCCGCGCTCGAAAGACTCGGCTTCCGGTTCACCGGCCTGCTGGGCCGGGTCACCCTCGGCGCGGACAAGATGCTCCCCGCCACGCACGCCCTGCTGGCCGTCGAGGCCGAGGACGACGGGCGGACGTGGCTCTGCGACGTCGGCTTCGGGTCGGGCCCCCTGGAACCGATCGAGCTGGCCGACGGCGTCGAAGCGGACTTCGAAGGCCGGCGGTTCCGCGTGGAACGGCGCCCGGGGGAGCGGGGAATCGACGACTGGTGGCTGCACGAGCGCCGCTCCGACGGCTGGCTCGACCGCCACACCTTCACCCTGGCCCCGCACCACACCATCGACTACGTCGTCGGCAGCCACTACGTCTCCACGCACCCCCGCTCCCCGTTCGTCCGGCGCCCCTTCGCCCAGCGGTTCACCGCCGAACGGCTGCTCGTGCTCGACGCCGCCGCCGTGACCACCGTCCGCACGGACGGCTCCCGCACCGAGCGCAAGGTGGATGCCGACGAGTTCGGGGCGTGCCTCGCCGAGGAGTTCGGCATCATCCTGCCCCCGGAGGACGTCGCGCGCCTCGCCGACCGGCTGGACGCGGCCTGA
- a CDS encoding dienelactone hydrolase family protein, protein MIDNSGERRLATTTTTLTIPTPDGRADAFAVHPEGAGRHPGVLLHTDAFGPRPVIRELARELAGHGYYVLVPHLYYRHGPAPVIELPDHIGEKERPDVIARVMPLIDEHTPDRVLRDADAFLAFLASRPEVADGPVGAVGYCWGAVLAMRTAAAHPGRVAAVAGFHPGALVTDAPDSPHRLVSTLTAEVHLGLAEGDMTPEARDELDRALDAAGALHTIEVYPGTVHGFTMADTGAFAPSGLRRHWDRLLPLLDRTLAHG, encoded by the coding sequence GTGATCGACAACTCAGGGGAACGACGACTCGCCACGACCACCACCACACTGACCATTCCCACGCCGGACGGCCGGGCCGACGCCTTCGCCGTCCACCCGGAAGGCGCGGGACGGCACCCGGGGGTGCTGCTCCACACCGACGCCTTCGGCCCGCGCCCGGTGATCCGGGAACTGGCCCGTGAACTGGCCGGGCACGGCTACTACGTGCTCGTCCCCCACCTCTACTACCGGCACGGCCCGGCACCGGTGATCGAACTGCCCGACCACATCGGGGAGAAGGAGCGGCCGGACGTCATCGCCCGGGTGATGCCCCTCATCGACGAGCACACCCCCGACCGCGTCCTGCGCGACGCCGACGCCTTCCTCGCCTTCCTGGCCTCCCGGCCCGAGGTGGCCGACGGCCCGGTCGGCGCGGTCGGCTACTGCTGGGGCGCCGTGCTGGCGATGCGCACCGCGGCGGCCCACCCCGGCCGGGTGGCCGCCGTCGCCGGGTTCCACCCGGGGGCCCTGGTCACCGACGCGCCCGACAGCCCGCACCGGCTCGTGTCCACGCTCACCGCCGAGGTCCATCTCGGCCTCGCCGAGGGCGACATGACGCCCGAGGCCCGCGACGAACTCGACCGGGCCCTGGACGCCGCGGGCGCCCTCCACACCATCGAGGTCTACCCGGGCACCGTCCACGGCTTCACCATGGCCGACACCGGCGCCTTCGCCCCCTCCGGGCTGCGCCGCCACTGGGACCGCCTGCTGCCGCTGCTCGACCGCACCCTCGCGCACGGCTGA
- a CDS encoding DUF5995 family protein → MTGSGRVRRAVVLAASLPLLLGPSAADPAAADPPGAVPHELHCAGPPAGCVDEAAGVLRRLRDGLGCDHRAPFAAVCTRLEESLGAAVRAGAFAEPAWAGGSLNTGFVNRYLAAYHADRAGRPVPAAWRAAFDAARAGDLNGGQDVLLAANAHIQRDMPYVLAELGPSRAREPDYARVQAVLDRAYQPAVEDVARRYAPLLALGDARWNPVARPTAGGLFHLWRETAWAHARRLAAAGSPAERRRAEAAIESNAARWAVLLGVPGVPGYRAVRDAYCRAGGGGSGGSAAGGR, encoded by the coding sequence GTGACCGGATCCGGAAGGGTGCGGCGGGCGGTCGTCCTCGCCGCCTCGCTGCCGCTCCTGCTCGGCCCGTCCGCGGCGGACCCCGCCGCGGCGGACCCGCCCGGCGCCGTACCCCATGAACTCCATTGCGCCGGGCCGCCGGCCGGCTGCGTGGACGAGGCGGCCGGCGTGCTGCGCCGGCTCCGCGACGGCCTCGGCTGCGACCACCGGGCGCCCTTCGCCGCGGTCTGCACCCGGCTGGAGGAGTCCCTGGGGGCGGCCGTGCGCGCGGGCGCGTTCGCGGAACCGGCCTGGGCGGGCGGCAGCCTCAACACCGGCTTCGTCAACCGCTACCTGGCCGCCTACCACGCGGACCGGGCCGGCCGCCCGGTCCCGGCCGCCTGGCGCGCCGCCTTCGACGCCGCCCGCGCGGGCGACCTCAACGGCGGCCAGGACGTCCTGCTCGCCGCGAACGCCCACATCCAGCGCGACATGCCGTACGTCCTGGCGGAGCTGGGACCGAGCCGCGCCCGCGAGCCGGACTACGCACGCGTCCAGGCCGTCCTCGACCGCGCCTACCAGCCCGCCGTCGAGGACGTCGCCCGGCGCTACGCCCCCCTCCTCGCCCTCGGCGACGCCCGCTGGAACCCGGTCGCCCGGCCCACCGCGGGCGGGCTGTTCCACCTGTGGCGCGAGACCGCCTGGGCACACGCCCGCCGGCTGGCCGCCGCCGGGAGCCCCGCGGAGCGGCGGCGGGCCGAGGCCGCGATCGAGTCGAACGCGGCGCGCTGGGCGGTGCTGTTGGGCGTCCCCGGAGTCCCGGGGTACCGGGCGGTGCGCGACGCCTACTGCCGGGCGGGCGGGGGCGGGAGCGGGGGATCGGCGGCGGGGGGCCGGTAG
- a CDS encoding helix-turn-helix domain-containing protein yields MDAKIALRDFLVSRRTRLHPGDVGLPAHGPRRVPGLRREEVAALAAVSVDHYIRLERGNASLVSDAVLHAVADALRLSPGERRYLRDLARPERHEPAPAEPAPAKGPQPQAAPRVRPSVRRLLDTLEGSPAYLVGRDGSVLAWNRLATRVFVDFGEYPVERRTIGWIVFTDPRARTLYLDWESKAHETVAYLRTVTGRWPYDRELARHVAELRAASPDFDRIWTELPVLDTTHATCRLRGPEAGMTLELSWETFQLTDNTEEIMVAYTAAEGSPTAAVLRELARADRPSGHGDGQQ; encoded by the coding sequence GTGGACGCCAAGATCGCCCTCCGGGACTTCCTCGTCTCCCGCCGTACCCGGCTGCACCCCGGTGATGTGGGCCTGCCCGCGCACGGCCCGCGCCGGGTGCCCGGCCTGCGGCGCGAGGAGGTGGCCGCGCTCGCCGCGGTGAGCGTCGACCACTACATCCGGCTGGAGCGCGGCAACGCGTCCCTGGTATCCGACGCCGTCCTGCACGCCGTCGCCGACGCGCTGCGGCTCAGCCCCGGCGAGCGGCGGTACCTGCGCGACCTGGCGCGGCCGGAACGCCACGAACCGGCGCCCGCCGAGCCGGCCCCCGCGAAGGGTCCCCAACCACAGGCCGCGCCCCGGGTGCGGCCCAGCGTCCGCCGGCTGCTCGACACCCTGGAGGGCAGCCCCGCCTACCTCGTCGGCCGAGACGGCTCCGTCCTCGCCTGGAACCGGCTGGCGACCCGGGTGTTCGTCGACTTCGGCGAGTACCCCGTGGAACGGCGGACCATCGGCTGGATCGTCTTCACCGACCCGCGGGCCCGGACGCTCTACCTCGACTGGGAGTCGAAGGCCCACGAGACGGTGGCCTATCTGCGCACGGTGACCGGCCGCTGGCCCTACGACCGGGAACTCGCCCGGCACGTCGCCGAACTCCGCGCCGCCAGCCCGGACTTCGACCGGATCTGGACCGAGCTGCCGGTCCTCGACACCACCCACGCCACCTGCCGGCTCCGCGGCCCGGAGGCCGGGATGACGCTGGAGCTCTCCTGGGAGACCTTCCAGCTCACCGACAACACGGAGGAGATCATGGTGGCGTACACCGCGGCGGAGGGCTCGCCCACCGCCGCGGTGCTGCGCGAACTGGCCCGGGCGGACCGCCCGTCAGGCCATGGTGACGGTCAGCAGTGA